A region of the Spirochaetota bacterium genome:
CGTAGTGATCTTTACGGTGACCCTCTGCGCGGCGCGCATCGCCGTGGGTTTCGTGGACCTCTACTCGAGCCGGCGCGAGGGGGCGCTTCCCCAGACGACCATCATCGCGAACATCGTGCGCACGGTTGTCATGCTGATCGGACTCCTCGTTATTTTACAGAGCCTGGGAATTTCGATCACCCCGATTCTCACCGCGTTGGGCGTGGGAGGACTCGCCGTCGCGCTCGCCCTGCAGGACACCCTCTCTAACCTGTTCGCGGGCCTGCAGATCCTCGCCTCCGGGCAGTTCAGCCGGGGAGACTACGTGCTGCTGGAAAACGGCGCGAAGGGGCACGTCACGGACATCACCTGGCGCAATACCAGCATCCGGACCCTTGAAGGCAACATGGTGATAGTCCCCAACGCGAAGCTCGCATCGGCGATCATCACGAACTATCACCTCCCTTCGAAGGAGCTCGTCTTCGCCGTGAAGGCGGGCGTCGCCTACGGGAGCGCGCTGGAGACCGCGGAACGCGTCGCGATCGAGGTCGCACGCGCGGTGCAGGGCTCGGTCGAGGGCGCAGACCCCGGCTTCGAGCCGTACGTGCGCTTCACCGGGTTCGGGGAATCGAGCGTAGACTTCAAGGTGTTCCTGTGCGCGCGCGAATTCCCGGCGCAGTACCTGTTGACACACGAGTTCATCAAGCGCCTCCACACCAGGTTCGCGCGCGAGGGCATCGAGATCCCGTTCCCGGTGAGGGCGGTTCACATGAAGTAGGGGCATCGTTCTCTGGGTACGGTCGTATCGGCCCCCCCGGCCGTTTCCGATCTAATCACCCCCGGGGAACGGACGTGTAAGAATGGGAGAGAGGGAGATTTGACGAGATAAGGGGGGTTCCGCCGCAAAGACGTGTTAGAAACCTGGTTTCTGGTGCTTTTTCGCATTGAACAATACCGGGTATAAATGTAAATTTTATTTAGACTAGGACCGCGCGCGCTATACTTTGATCGTACGCCAATCCCGAAGACGGGGGCAGCAGCGATGAAACACGTGCTCATGTATTCAGACGAGATTTCAAGGGTCGAGTACGATCCCCACCACCCCTTCAAGCCCGGCCGCGGGAAATACCTGATGGACCTTCTCAACCGCTACTCACTCCTGGGCGAGGCCGACCAGGAGGTCGTCACGCCGCAGCCGCTTGACGAGGAGCTCCTGTCACTTTTCCATACGCGTTATTACATCGACGTCCTGAGGCGGGCCGATGCGGGGCAATTCAGCGTCGAGATGCTGGAAGCGGGACTGGGCACAGGGGACAACCCCGTGTTCCCCGGCATGATGCGCTACTCCCTCGTCACCGCGGGCGGCACCTACCAGGCGGCCATGAAGCTTCTCGCGGGGGAGGCCTCGTTCGCCTTCAATCCCATCGGGGGCTTCCACCACGGCGGCAAGGACCACGCGGGCGGATTCTGTTACGTAAACGACATCGCCATCGCGGCGCAGGCGCTCGTCCGGCAGGGGAAGCGCATCGCCTACGTCGATATCGACGTCCACCACGGGAACGGCGTCGAGAGCGCCTTCTACCGCTCGAATAAAGTGCTCACGATTTCCATGCACGAGTCGGGTGCCACGCTCTTCCCCTGGAGCGGGTTCGAAAACGAGACGGGCGAGGGCGAGGGCCGCGGCTTCAACGTGAACGTTCCCCTCCTCAAGGGCACCGACGACGAGGTGTACGTGTATGCGTTCGAGGAGATAGTCCCCCCGCTCGTGGCGGCCTTCAAGCCGGATTTCCTGTTCGCGCAGGTAGGAGGAGACACGCACCGCGACGACCCGCTGGCCCACCTGTGCCTCACCTCGAACGGCTACCGGAGGGTGATCCGCGACATCAAGGCCATGAGCCCCCGGATACTCGCGACCGGCGGGGGCGGCTACAACGCCTACAAGACCGCGGCGCTGTGGACCCTCGCGTGGGCGGAATTCTGCGGTCTCACGCCGCACGATCACTTCGCGGGCGTGGTCGGCGGGATGATGTACGGTCCCGAGTCACACGCGGGAAACCTGTACGACGATCCCTTCGTCGCAACCGGATCCGCAAAGGATGAGTGCTTCGCGCACGCGCGGCATATCGTGTCATACTTAAAGGAGAACGTGTTCCCGATCCACGGTATCTGACGGCCCTGGGCGATTTAAGTCGCGCGGGGGCCGATACGCGAATATCAGTTGCAAATATTCCGCCCTCCCTGTATGGTCTCCCCTTAAGGCGATATTCGACGGCGCTGCGCCAGCACCCCCACCACAAAGACATAAACGGCAGGGCCCGCACACGAATACGAATGGGTGATATATGATGAGAAACGGCATCAAGGTCGAGGAAAAGGGCAAACTGTATTTCCAGAACATCGCGGAGACGATCTCCTCGGTGTTCCGGTCTCTCCTCACCACCGAGGCGCGCCCGAAAAAGATCTTCGCGCGGAGGCTCGCGAGCCTGCCGAACGACATAATAATCAAGATAGATTACAGCGCCGACCTCACCGGCTACTTCGCCTATTTCATCTCGCTCAAGACCGCGTTCGCCGTGTGCTCCAAGCTCGTTCCCGGCATTTCGCAGGATTTCTTCGACGGCGAGCATCTCGACATACTGGGCGAGGTCGGGAACATGATCGCGGGGAACACGATCGGCAGGCTCCAGAACATCTCGGCCGAGATTTCCCTCTCACCGCCGGAGCTCGCCGGCTTCCACGAGATACTCGCCACCGAGCGCCTGCACGATTTCTATTCCTCCAACTTCGAGATCGAGGAGGGCACCATGGGCGTGCTGCTCGCGATCGCGAAATCAAAATGACCGATACCGCGAAAGCGCTCGCACGCCGCATTCGACAGCACGTGACCGGCCGGGAGCACCGGCTCTTCGCGGTCGTGCACCCCGGCTTCGAGGAGACCGCCGCCGCCGAGCTTCGCGAGCTGGGCGTCGCCTCGACGCTCGACCTCACGGAGGGCGGCGTCGAATTCGAAGGGAAACTGGAAGACGTCTACCGCGTCAATTACGCCGCGTACACGCCCACGCGCCTCCTCATGCGCCTGACCGTGTTCCGGGCGGAAGAGTTTACGCGTCTGCGGGCCAAGGCGCTCGAGTTTCCCTGGGAGCTTCACCTTGCCGGCGGCGCGCCGCTCTCGTTTTCGATCACCTGCCGCCATTCCCGGCTCTACCACACGGGGCGCATAGAGCAGGAGATCCGCGCGGCCGTATCGCAGCGGTTTTCCGCAGCCGGATTGCCGGTTCCGCAGCCCGGCGACGCGGAATCCCCGGAGGGGGCGCAGGTCTTCGTGCGCTTCCAGGACGATATCTGCACCCTGAGCATCGATTCGACCGGGGAGCCCCTCTACCGGCGCGGCTACCGGACACACGTGGTGGACGCACCCCTGCGCGAGACGCTCGCCGCGTGCATCCTGCGTGCCGCGCGCCTGGAAACGGTGCGTACGCTTATCG
Encoded here:
- a CDS encoding mechanosensitive ion channel family protein yields the protein MDFFRDAHEWITPVALAGGGILVGFVSEKVVLGVLRKVAWRTNWGWDAVVIGALRHMTILWFALAGIYGAILSVPVGERIAHALSAAILTVVIFTVTLCAARIAVGFVDLYSSRREGALPQTTIIANIVRTVVMLIGLLVILQSLGISITPILTALGVGGLAVALALQDTLSNLFAGLQILASGQFSRGDYVLLENGAKGHVTDITWRNTSIRTLEGNMVIVPNAKLASAIITNYHLPSKELVFAVKAGVAYGSALETAERVAIEVARAVQGSVEGADPGFEPYVRFTGFGESSVDFKVFLCAREFPAQYLLTHEFIKRLHTRFAREGIEIPFPVRAVHMK
- a CDS encoding acetoin utilization protein AcuC — translated: MKHVLMYSDEISRVEYDPHHPFKPGRGKYLMDLLNRYSLLGEADQEVVTPQPLDEELLSLFHTRYYIDVLRRADAGQFSVEMLEAGLGTGDNPVFPGMMRYSLVTAGGTYQAAMKLLAGEASFAFNPIGGFHHGGKDHAGGFCYVNDIAIAAQALVRQGKRIAYVDIDVHHGNGVESAFYRSNKVLTISMHESGATLFPWSGFENETGEGEGRGFNVNVPLLKGTDDEVYVYAFEEIVPPLVAAFKPDFLFAQVGGDTHRDDPLAHLCLTSNGYRRVIRDIKAMSPRILATGGGGYNAYKTAALWTLAWAEFCGLTPHDHFAGVVGGMMYGPESHAGNLYDDPFVATGSAKDECFAHARHIVSYLKENVFPIHGI